The following are encoded in a window of Amaranthus tricolor cultivar Red isolate AtriRed21 chromosome 2, ASM2621246v1, whole genome shotgun sequence genomic DNA:
- the LOC130806991 gene encoding major strawberry allergen Fra a 1-3-like produces the protein MGVYTFTTFEETSPVAPGRLFKALCLDNHNVLPKVLPNVIKSIDFVEGNSTSVGCVKQFNFAEGAPYKYVKDKINELDVNNHYVKFTNIEGDALGDKLDHVVYEVKMTPSGSGTHYKMIAHYHTKGDAVITETDPIVKGGKESMLNVYNAVVEHLSKNPSACA, from the exons atggGTGTCTACACGTTCACAACATTCGAAGAAACCAGCCCTGTTGCACCAGGAAGGTTGTTCAAGGCTTTATGTCTTGATAACCATAATGTTCTTCCTAAGGTGTTACCTAATGTTATTAAAAGTATTGACTTTGTTGAAGGCAACTCTACTTCTGTTGGATGTGTTAAACAATTTAACTTCGCTGAag GGGCTCCATACAAGTATGTAAAAGACAAGATTAACGAGCTTGATGTGAATAATCACTATGTCAAGTTTACAAATATCGAAGGTGATGCTTTGGGCGACAAACTTGATCATGTTGTTTATGAAGTCAAAATGACACCAAGTGGCTCGGGAACTCACTATAAAATGATCGCTCATTATCACACTAAGGGTGACGCTGTTATTACCGAGACGGATCCCATTGTTAAGGGTGGAAAAGAAAGCATGCTTAATGTCTACAATGCTGTTGTAGAGCACCTTTCCAAGAACCCTAGTGCTTGTGCTTAA
- the LOC130806990 gene encoding probable beta-D-xylosidase 7 isoform X1, with the protein MGVSDLSPNSLFPCLYKSVKLTTHNKPILIFSFRQINQFNKVEVPNFLKQRKLLECSQKIISVKNSNNLESIMLFCAENGHIEEAELFWDEIQPNVHLVSTLIIAYAKIGELDKISGILNQLKCRRFSWLPQVYSLAIKCFGVQGHLDLMEQTLNDMVSMGFPVDSITGQGKGLTFWAPNINIFRDPRWGRGQETPGEDPLLTAKYGVSYVRGLQGYTFNGDKISEQLQASACCKHFTAHDLDNWHGITRYTFDAEVSKQDLADTFQPPFQSCVEEARASSIMCAYNRVNGIPSCAHYDFLTETARGQWHFDGYIVSDCNAVPIIYQQQGYAQTPEDAVADVLNAGMDVECGSFTPRYTKSALEQKKIAEEEIDRGLSNLFSVRMRLGLFNGDPRKKGSFGKIGPEQVCSEEHQNLALEAARNSIVLLKNSNNILPLLKEKTSSLAVIGPNADSSQVLLGNYEGFPCKNTTILEALQGYIDGIKYHPGCNAVECSSAEVEQAVDIAKEVDYVVLVMGLDQTQEREKMDRVDLVLPGKQQNLISSVAQAAKKPVVLVLLCGGPVDISLSRDDDKVGSILWAGYPGEAGGLALAEIIFGDHNPGGRLPVTWYPQGFVQVPMTDMRMRPDNSSGYPGRTYRFYQGKAVFEFGYGLSYSNYSYEFASVTRDTLRLNLASSPNPSHKSSNTSKPVLISQLSTQFCDTVKFSAVIRVKNNGKISGRHPVLLFTRAVKPNEGSPMKQLIGFESVDLKEGQERDIEFVVSPCEHLSTANKDGLIALDLGVYHLVGGQAAYQINIIA; encoded by the exons ATGGGAGTCAGTGATCTATCCCCTAATTCTCTCTTTCCATGTCTTTATAAATCTGTTAAACTTACTACCCATAACAAGCCAATACTCATTTTTTCATTTAgacaaattaatcaatttaataaagtTGAAGTTCCTAATTTTCTTAAACAAAGAAAACTCTTAGAATGTTCGCAAAAAATAATTTCTGTGAAAAATTCCAATAATCTTGAATCTATTATGTTATTTTGTGCTGAAAATGGTCATATTGAGGAAGCTGAATTGTTTTGGGATGAAATCCAACCTAATGTTCACTTAGTTTCAACCCTAATAATCGCATATGCGAAAATTGGGGAATTGGATAAAATTTCTGggattttgaatcaattaaaatGTAGAAGATTCAGCTGGTTGCCCCAGGTTTACTCCCTTGCAATCAAATGCTTTGGAGTGCAGGGACACCTTGATTTAATGGAACAAACATTAAATGATATGGTTTCCATGGGATTTCCTGTGGATTCAATTACAG GACAAGGAAAAGGCTTAACATTTTGGGCACCAAACATCAACATATTTAGGGATCCAAGATGGGGAAGAGGGCAAGAAACCCCAGGAGAAGACCCTTTGCTCACTGCCAAATATGGAGTGTCCTATGTAAGAGGCCTTCAAGGTTATACTTTCAATGGGGATAAGATCTCGGAGCAGCTTCAAGCCTCCGCCTGCTGTAAGCACTTCACAGCTCATGATTTGGATAACTGGCACGGGATCACTCGTTATACTTTCGATGCTGAA GTGTCTAAGCAAGATTTGGCAGATACATTCCAGCCCCCATTCCAGAGTTGTGTTGAAGAAGCACGAGCCAGCTCGATAATGTGTGCGTATAATCGAGTGAATGGGATTCCTAGTTGTGCACATTATGATTTCCTGACAGAAACTGCTAGAGGACAGTGGCATTTTGATGG GTACATAGTATCAGACTGTAATGCTGTTCCTATAATCTATCAACAGCAGGGGTATGCCCAAACGCCAGAAGATGCAGTTGCTGATGTTCTAAATGCAG GGATGGATGTGGAATGTGGCTCGTTCACGCCAAGATACACAAAATCAGCACTCGAGCAGAAAAAGATTGCGGAAGAAGAAATAGATCGAGGCCTCAGCAACCTCTTCTCTGTTAGAATGAGGTTAGGCCTTTTCAATGGAGATCCAAGGAAAAAGGGATCTTTTGGGAAGATAGGCCCAGAACAAGTCTGCTCTGAAGAGCATCAGAATCTTGCACTAGAAGCAGCTAGAAACAGCATTGTACTTCTTAAAAATTCCAACAATATCCTTCCGTTGTTGAAAGAAAAAACCAGTTCGCTTGCTGTAATTGGGCCTAATGCTGATTCCTCTCAAGTTCTCCTTGGTAACTATGAAGGTTTTCCGTGCAAAAATACGACAATCCTTGAAGCATTACAGGGTTATATCGATGGTATAAAGTATCATCCAGGGTGTAATGCGGTTGAATGTTCATCTGCTGAAGTCGAACAAGCAGTCGACATAGCCAAAGAAGTAGATTATGTTGTTTTAGTGATGGGTCTGGATCAAACACAGGAACGAGAGAAAATGGACCGTGTTGATCTAGTACTTCCCGGTAAGCAGCAAAATCTTATAAGCAGTGTAGCCCAAGCTGCTAAGAAACCTGTTGTGTTGGTGCTTCTTTGTGGTGGTCCGGTTGATATATCTCTTTCAAGGGATGATGATAAAGTTGGAAGCATTTTGTGGGCTGGTTATCCAGGTGAAGCTGGGGGACTTGCCCTTGCAGAAATCATCTTTGGAGATCACAACCCAG GTGGGAGATTACCAGTGACATGGTATCCACAAGGTTTTGTGCAAGTACCAATGACAGATATGAGGATGAGGCCTGACAATTCTTCAGGCTATCCAGGGCGCACATACCGGTTTTACCAAGGCAAGGCTGTTTTTGAATTCGGCTATGGTCTAAGCTACTCAAACTATTCTTATGAGTTCGCCTCAGTTACTCGAGATACACTCCGTCTGAATCTAGCATCATCTCCTAATCCGTCTCACAAAAGCTCGAACACAAGCAAACCCGTGTTGATTTCACAGCTGAGTACACAATTCTGTGACACAGTGAAGTTCTCAGCAGTTATCAGAGTGAAAAATAATGGGAAAATCTCTGGTAGGCATCCTGTTTTGCTCTTTACGCGGGCTGTTAAGCCGAATGAAGGAAGTCCCATGAAACAGTTGATCGGATTTGAGAGTGTCGACTTGAAAGAAGGACAGGAAAGAGACATCGAGTTTGTCGTGAGTCCATGTGAGCACTTAAGCACTGCTAATAAAGATGGGTTGATAGCGTTAGACTTAGGTGTTTATCACCTGGTTGGAGGACAGGCAGCATACCAAATCAACATCATTGCATAA
- the LOC130806990 gene encoding probable beta-D-xylosidase 7 isoform X2: MNAKITAHLPTLLCLLLTTLLQLSRVNSVPTRPLFACDPSNPSTKSYLFCSTKLPINQRVKDLVNRLSLEEKISQLTNSAPPIPRLGIPAYEWWSESLHGVSRHGRGYRFNGTFDGNGTIINGTAIIKAATMFPQIILTASSFDSQLWFRIAQAIATEARAMYNVGQGKGLTFWAPNINIFRDPRWGRGQETPGEDPLLTAKYGVSYVRGLQGYTFNGDKISEQLQASACCKHFTAHDLDNWHGITRYTFDAEVSKQDLADTFQPPFQSCVEEARASSIMCAYNRVNGIPSCAHYDFLTETARGQWHFDGYIVSDCNAVPIIYQQQGYAQTPEDAVADVLNAGMDVECGSFTPRYTKSALEQKKIAEEEIDRGLSNLFSVRMRLGLFNGDPRKKGSFGKIGPEQVCSEEHQNLALEAARNSIVLLKNSNNILPLLKEKTSSLAVIGPNADSSQVLLGNYEGFPCKNTTILEALQGYIDGIKYHPGCNAVECSSAEVEQAVDIAKEVDYVVLVMGLDQTQEREKMDRVDLVLPGKQQNLISSVAQAAKKPVVLVLLCGGPVDISLSRDDDKVGSILWAGYPGEAGGLALAEIIFGDHNPGGRLPVTWYPQGFVQVPMTDMRMRPDNSSGYPGRTYRFYQGKAVFEFGYGLSYSNYSYEFASVTRDTLRLNLASSPNPSHKSSNTSKPVLISQLSTQFCDTVKFSAVIRVKNNGKISGRHPVLLFTRAVKPNEGSPMKQLIGFESVDLKEGQERDIEFVVSPCEHLSTANKDGLIALDLGVYHLVGGQAAYQINIIA; encoded by the exons ATGAATGCCAAGATCACTGCTCATCTTCCCACCTTGCTATGTCTTCTCTTAACTACACTCCTTCAACTATCCCGAGTCAACTCAGTTCCAACTCGGCCCTTATTTGCCTGTGATCCTTCAAACCCATCAACAAAATCCTATCTTTTTTGCAGTACAAAATTGCCCATAAACCAACGAGTTAAGGACCTGGTGAATCGACTCAGTTTAGAAGAAAAGATATCGCAACTCACCAACTCGGCTCCACCGATTCCAAGACTGGGTATCCCTGCTTACGAGTGGTGGTCCGAGTCACTACACGGGGTGTCAAGGCACGGCAGAGGGTACCGGTTTAATGGAACATTTGATGGAAATGGGACAATTATTAATGGAACCGCCATTATTAAAGCAGCTACAATGTTCCCTCAGATTATTCTCACTGCTTCTTCTTTTGATTCTCAGCTTTGGTTTCGCATTGCCCAG GCAATTGCAACTGAAGCAAGGGCAATGTACAATGTAGGACAAGGAAAAGGCTTAACATTTTGGGCACCAAACATCAACATATTTAGGGATCCAAGATGGGGAAGAGGGCAAGAAACCCCAGGAGAAGACCCTTTGCTCACTGCCAAATATGGAGTGTCCTATGTAAGAGGCCTTCAAGGTTATACTTTCAATGGGGATAAGATCTCGGAGCAGCTTCAAGCCTCCGCCTGCTGTAAGCACTTCACAGCTCATGATTTGGATAACTGGCACGGGATCACTCGTTATACTTTCGATGCTGAA GTGTCTAAGCAAGATTTGGCAGATACATTCCAGCCCCCATTCCAGAGTTGTGTTGAAGAAGCACGAGCCAGCTCGATAATGTGTGCGTATAATCGAGTGAATGGGATTCCTAGTTGTGCACATTATGATTTCCTGACAGAAACTGCTAGAGGACAGTGGCATTTTGATGG GTACATAGTATCAGACTGTAATGCTGTTCCTATAATCTATCAACAGCAGGGGTATGCCCAAACGCCAGAAGATGCAGTTGCTGATGTTCTAAATGCAG GGATGGATGTGGAATGTGGCTCGTTCACGCCAAGATACACAAAATCAGCACTCGAGCAGAAAAAGATTGCGGAAGAAGAAATAGATCGAGGCCTCAGCAACCTCTTCTCTGTTAGAATGAGGTTAGGCCTTTTCAATGGAGATCCAAGGAAAAAGGGATCTTTTGGGAAGATAGGCCCAGAACAAGTCTGCTCTGAAGAGCATCAGAATCTTGCACTAGAAGCAGCTAGAAACAGCATTGTACTTCTTAAAAATTCCAACAATATCCTTCCGTTGTTGAAAGAAAAAACCAGTTCGCTTGCTGTAATTGGGCCTAATGCTGATTCCTCTCAAGTTCTCCTTGGTAACTATGAAGGTTTTCCGTGCAAAAATACGACAATCCTTGAAGCATTACAGGGTTATATCGATGGTATAAAGTATCATCCAGGGTGTAATGCGGTTGAATGTTCATCTGCTGAAGTCGAACAAGCAGTCGACATAGCCAAAGAAGTAGATTATGTTGTTTTAGTGATGGGTCTGGATCAAACACAGGAACGAGAGAAAATGGACCGTGTTGATCTAGTACTTCCCGGTAAGCAGCAAAATCTTATAAGCAGTGTAGCCCAAGCTGCTAAGAAACCTGTTGTGTTGGTGCTTCTTTGTGGTGGTCCGGTTGATATATCTCTTTCAAGGGATGATGATAAAGTTGGAAGCATTTTGTGGGCTGGTTATCCAGGTGAAGCTGGGGGACTTGCCCTTGCAGAAATCATCTTTGGAGATCACAACCCAG GTGGGAGATTACCAGTGACATGGTATCCACAAGGTTTTGTGCAAGTACCAATGACAGATATGAGGATGAGGCCTGACAATTCTTCAGGCTATCCAGGGCGCACATACCGGTTTTACCAAGGCAAGGCTGTTTTTGAATTCGGCTATGGTCTAAGCTACTCAAACTATTCTTATGAGTTCGCCTCAGTTACTCGAGATACACTCCGTCTGAATCTAGCATCATCTCCTAATCCGTCTCACAAAAGCTCGAACACAAGCAAACCCGTGTTGATTTCACAGCTGAGTACACAATTCTGTGACACAGTGAAGTTCTCAGCAGTTATCAGAGTGAAAAATAATGGGAAAATCTCTGGTAGGCATCCTGTTTTGCTCTTTACGCGGGCTGTTAAGCCGAATGAAGGAAGTCCCATGAAACAGTTGATCGGATTTGAGAGTGTCGACTTGAAAGAAGGACAGGAAAGAGACATCGAGTTTGTCGTGAGTCCATGTGAGCACTTAAGCACTGCTAATAAAGATGGGTTGATAGCGTTAGACTTAGGTGTTTATCACCTGGTTGGAGGACAGGCAGCATACCAAATCAACATCATTGCATAA
- the LOC130806990 gene encoding probable beta-D-xylosidase 7 isoform X3, producing the protein MGVSDLSPNSLFPCLYKSVKLTTHNKPILIFSFRQINQFNKVEVPNFLKQRKLLECSQKIISVKNSNNLESIMLFCAENGHIEEAELFWDEIQPNVHLVSTLIIAYAKIGELDKISGILNQLKCRRFSWLPQVYSLAIKCFGVQGHLDLMEQTLNDMVSMGFPVDSITGQGKGLTFWAPNINIFRDPRWGRGQETPGEDPLLTAKYGVSYVRGLQGYTFNGDKISEQLQASACCKHFTAHDLDNWHGITRYTFDAEVSKQDLADTFQPPFQSCVEEARASSIMCAYNRVNGIPSCAHYDFLTETARGQWHFDGYIVSDCNAVPIIYQQQGYAQTPEDAVADVLNAGMDVECGSFTPRYTKSALEQKKIAEEEIDRGLSNLFSVRMRLGLFNGDPRKKGSFGKIGPEQVCSEEHQNLALEAARNSIVLLKNSNNILPLLKEKTSSLAVIGPNADSSQVLLGNYEGFPCKNTTILEALQGYIDGIKYHPGCNAVECSSAEVEQAVDIAKEVDYVVLVMGLDQTQEREKMDRVDLVLPGKQQNLISSVAQAAKKPVVLVLLCGGPVDISLSRDDDKVGSILWAGYPGEAGGLALAEIIFGDHNPGLLEPRVAVAATSLSHLIRVWYAVFQPSSNSDHNFYERERGTPGMMMIMVMMKCFSSYRCFKYV; encoded by the exons ATGGGAGTCAGTGATCTATCCCCTAATTCTCTCTTTCCATGTCTTTATAAATCTGTTAAACTTACTACCCATAACAAGCCAATACTCATTTTTTCATTTAgacaaattaatcaatttaataaagtTGAAGTTCCTAATTTTCTTAAACAAAGAAAACTCTTAGAATGTTCGCAAAAAATAATTTCTGTGAAAAATTCCAATAATCTTGAATCTATTATGTTATTTTGTGCTGAAAATGGTCATATTGAGGAAGCTGAATTGTTTTGGGATGAAATCCAACCTAATGTTCACTTAGTTTCAACCCTAATAATCGCATATGCGAAAATTGGGGAATTGGATAAAATTTCTGggattttgaatcaattaaaatGTAGAAGATTCAGCTGGTTGCCCCAGGTTTACTCCCTTGCAATCAAATGCTTTGGAGTGCAGGGACACCTTGATTTAATGGAACAAACATTAAATGATATGGTTTCCATGGGATTTCCTGTGGATTCAATTACAG GACAAGGAAAAGGCTTAACATTTTGGGCACCAAACATCAACATATTTAGGGATCCAAGATGGGGAAGAGGGCAAGAAACCCCAGGAGAAGACCCTTTGCTCACTGCCAAATATGGAGTGTCCTATGTAAGAGGCCTTCAAGGTTATACTTTCAATGGGGATAAGATCTCGGAGCAGCTTCAAGCCTCCGCCTGCTGTAAGCACTTCACAGCTCATGATTTGGATAACTGGCACGGGATCACTCGTTATACTTTCGATGCTGAA GTGTCTAAGCAAGATTTGGCAGATACATTCCAGCCCCCATTCCAGAGTTGTGTTGAAGAAGCACGAGCCAGCTCGATAATGTGTGCGTATAATCGAGTGAATGGGATTCCTAGTTGTGCACATTATGATTTCCTGACAGAAACTGCTAGAGGACAGTGGCATTTTGATGG GTACATAGTATCAGACTGTAATGCTGTTCCTATAATCTATCAACAGCAGGGGTATGCCCAAACGCCAGAAGATGCAGTTGCTGATGTTCTAAATGCAG GGATGGATGTGGAATGTGGCTCGTTCACGCCAAGATACACAAAATCAGCACTCGAGCAGAAAAAGATTGCGGAAGAAGAAATAGATCGAGGCCTCAGCAACCTCTTCTCTGTTAGAATGAGGTTAGGCCTTTTCAATGGAGATCCAAGGAAAAAGGGATCTTTTGGGAAGATAGGCCCAGAACAAGTCTGCTCTGAAGAGCATCAGAATCTTGCACTAGAAGCAGCTAGAAACAGCATTGTACTTCTTAAAAATTCCAACAATATCCTTCCGTTGTTGAAAGAAAAAACCAGTTCGCTTGCTGTAATTGGGCCTAATGCTGATTCCTCTCAAGTTCTCCTTGGTAACTATGAAGGTTTTCCGTGCAAAAATACGACAATCCTTGAAGCATTACAGGGTTATATCGATGGTATAAAGTATCATCCAGGGTGTAATGCGGTTGAATGTTCATCTGCTGAAGTCGAACAAGCAGTCGACATAGCCAAAGAAGTAGATTATGTTGTTTTAGTGATGGGTCTGGATCAAACACAGGAACGAGAGAAAATGGACCGTGTTGATCTAGTACTTCCCGGTAAGCAGCAAAATCTTATAAGCAGTGTAGCCCAAGCTGCTAAGAAACCTGTTGTGTTGGTGCTTCTTTGTGGTGGTCCGGTTGATATATCTCTTTCAAGGGATGATGATAAAGTTGGAAGCATTTTGTGGGCTGGTTATCCAGGTGAAGCTGGGGGACTTGCCCTTGCAGAAATCATCTTTGGAGATCACAACCCAG GTCTTCTTGAGCCGAGGGTCGCAGTGGCTGCAACCTCCTTATCTCATCTGATAAGGGTATGGTATGCCGTCTTCCAACCCTCATCAAACTCTGATCATAACTTCTATGAGCGAGAGCGAGGTACaccgggtatgatgatgataatggtgATGATGAAATGTTTCTCAAGCTATCGGTGttttaaatatgtataa
- the LOC130806992 gene encoding probable aminotransferase ACS12, translated as MRLIVPLQGVVQGRGGLILGSIIPCALFYFFQLYFKKNRNNNNLSSSSSPPTLSPTSSNVELHRSSSRASLSSARCSIGPARISNRASGLARPNDSPYYVGLDRAREDAYHEVDNPDGVIQLGLAENMLSLDLIEKWVAENWDGLMVNNGELGINGIATYQPFDGLLDLKMAMANFMSKVMGDVSFDPSQLVLTAGATPAVEILCFCLADHGNALLIPAPYYSGFDRDLVRTGVELIPVHCRSTDNFTLNINALDQAYNNARKRGLKVRGILFSNPSNPVGNIYSRDTLCDLLDFAREKNIHIISDEIFAGSIYGDSEKFVSMAEIIESMDLDKNRVHIIYGLSKDLSLPGFRVGAIYTFNENVLTAAKKLARFSSISTPTQCLVVSMLSDKSFLDEYMQINGQRLKKLHDLFVASLAELGIPCARSDGGLYCWANFSGFLKSFNEKGELDLWDKLQTVGKVNITPGSAFHSIEPGWFRCCFTTLAEKDIPLVMERLRNVFESC; from the exons ATGAGGCTGATTGTGCCTTTACAAGGTGTTGTTCAAGGAAGAGGTGGCTTAATTTTAGGCTCAATTATACCTTGTGCACTTTTTTACTTCTTCCAACTTTACTTCAAAAAAAATCGCAACAATAACAAtctctcatcttcttcttctcctcctACACTTTCGCCTACATCTTCCAATGTTgaacttcatcgttcatcatcaAGGGCAAGTCTTTCATCTGCCCGTTGTTCAATTGGACCTGCCCGCATTTCTAATCGGGCTTCTGGGCTTGCCCGACCCAATGATTCACCTTACTATGTGGGTCTTGATAGGGCTAGAGAAGATGCTTATCATGAAGTTGATAATCCTGATGGTGTTATTCAACTTGGTTTGGCTGAAAATATG TTGTCTTTGGATTTGATTGAGAAATGGGTTGCAGAGAATTGGGATGGTCTGATGGTCAATAATGGTGAATTGGGTATTAATGGGATTGCTACATACCAACCATTTGATGGATTGTTGGATTTGAAAATG GCAATGGCCAATTTTATGTCTAAAGTTATGGGGGATGTCTCTTTTGATCCATCACAATTAGTATTGACCGCCGGTGCTACTCCTGCGGTAGAGATCCTTTGCTTCTGTCTGGCTGACCACGGAAATGCTTTGTTAATTCCAGCACCGTATTATTCTGG TTTTGACAGGGATTTAGTACGTACAGGGGTGGAGCTAATACCCGTTCATTGTCGTAGCACTGACAACTTCACATTAAATATTAATGCCCTCGATCAGGCATATAATAATGCCCGAAAACGTGGGCTAAAAGTTCGTGGGATCCTCTTTTCAAATCCTTCTAACCCTGTAGGCAATATATACTCACGGGATACACTGTGCGACCTTTTAGATTTTGCCCGGGAGAAAAACATTCACATTATTTCCGATGAAATTTTTGCGGGGTCAATCTATGGTGATAGTGAAAAGTTTGTTAGTATGGCGGAGATTATCGAATCAATGGACCTCGACAAGAATAGAGTTCACATCATATATGGGTTATCCAAGGATCTTTCTCTTCCCGGCTTTAGAGTTGGGGCTATCTATACGTTTAACGAGAATGTATTAACTGCAGCCAAGAAGCTAGCTCGGTTTTCCTCAATTTCTACTCCGACACAGTGTCTGGTAGTATCGATGTTATCCGACAAAAGTTTTCTTGACGAGTATATGCAAATTAATGGACAGAGGTTGAAGAAGTTGCACGATTTGTTTGTTGCCAGTTTAGCAGAACTTGGAATACCATGTGCAAGGAGTGACGGGGGATTATATTGCTGGGCTAACTTTAGTGGATTTCTTAAGTCATTCAATGAAAAAGGAGAGCTCGACTTATGGGATAAGCTACAAACTGTCGGTAAGGTTAATATAACTCCTGGATCGGCTTTTCACTCCATTGAACCTGGGTGGTTTCGATGTTGCTTCACTACATTAGCCGAAAAGGATATTCCGTTAGTTATGGAACGGTTAAGGAATGTTTTTGAGAGCTGCTAA
- the LOC130803153 gene encoding uncharacterized protein LOC130803153 codes for MEDKENQEKNECGVKIKQKITIPFQWEETPGAPKKDWKPKIDYEPLDPVPPLPVKYVASVPFKWEEKPGTPLRCFARGSTKRMTQETVPEDKSLPLPPAYFSKYEDESDEGDSLYGDDYDDQDWMSELEFDAMSVQSEESFCSAPSLLANRVTPLHNPYITHPCDVYDTFEAPFSPESSKSPTNNTTGYKSLKGADFLAQLFPLYPPKNRFLEHGTSITEIAKHPEKKQPTFLEEHKRLIGDGRRSGIIRRPCTLGELIMQSRRRSYRRKAVNMMKHNQKKVFFFYTGQLSNQSL; via the coding sequence ATGGAGGACAAGGAAAACCAAGAGAAAAATGAGTGTGGAGTTAAAATCAAGCAGAAGATAACAATACCATTTCAGTGGGAAGAAACACCGGGAGCACCCAAAAAGGATTGGAAACCAAAGATCGATTACGAGCCATTGGATCCTGTTCCCCCTCTCCCGGTAAAGTATGTTGCTTCGGTTCCCTTCAAATGGGAGGAGAAACCCGGGACTCCACTCCGGTGTTTTGCTCGAGGTTCAACAAAACGTATGACCCAAGAAACGGTACCAGAAGATAAGAGTTTACCCTTGCCTCCTGCATACTTCAGCAAGTACGAGGATGAGAGTGATGAAGGCGATAGCTTATATGGTGATGATTACGATGATCAAGATTGGATGTCGGAGTTGGAATTCGATGCTATGAGCGTACAGTCGGAGGAGTCCTTCTGTTCTGCCCCTTCGCTTCTGGCGAATCGGGTCACACCACTGCATAACCCGTATATAACACACCCGTGTGATGTGTACGATACATTTGAGGCTCCGTTTTCGCCAGAAAGTAGCAAGAGTCCGACTAACAATACAACCGGATATAAAAGCTTAAAGGGTGCTGATTTTTTGGCACAACTTTTTCCTTTGTATCCACCGAAAAACAGATTTCTTGAACATGGAACGAGCATTACCGAGATAGCAAAGCACCCGGAAAAGAAACAGCCTACTTTTCTGGAAGAGCATAAGAGACTCATCGGTGATGGCAGACGAAGTGGCATCATTAGAAGGCCGTGCACATTAGGAGAGCTGATCATGCAGAGTCGACGAAGAAGTTATCGCAGAAAAGCAGTAAATATGATGAAACACAATCAGAAAAAGGTATTTTTCTTCTATACAGGTCAACTTTCAAACCAATCACtataa